In Equus przewalskii isolate Varuska chromosome 15, EquPr2, whole genome shotgun sequence, a single genomic region encodes these proteins:
- the HDAC11 gene encoding histone deacetylase 11 isoform X4, which produces MMDTGKLKFAGIQCSCPTSPESPGEENLLSDSMLVEAREASDEDLLVVHTRRYLNELKWSFAVATITEIPPVIFLPNFLVQRKVLKPLRTQTGGTIMAGKLAVERGWAINVGGGFHHCSSDRGGGFCAYADITLAIKFLFERVEGISRATIVDLDAHQGNGHERDFMNDKRVYIMDVYNRHIYPGDRFAKQAIRRKVELEWGTEDDEYLGKVERNLKKALQEHPPDVVVYNAGTDVLEGDRLGGLSISPQGIVKRDELVFRIVRGLQVPILMVTSGGYQKRTARIIADSILNLCGLGLIGPETPSVLAQNSDSPLLPPEVP; this is translated from the exons AAGAGAATCTTCTGTCAGACAGCATGCTGGTGGAGGCACGGGAGGCCTCGGACGAGGACCTGCTGGTGGTGCACACAAGGCGCTATCTGAACGAGCTGAAG TGGTCCTTTGCTGTCGCGACCATCACAGAAATCCCCCCTGTCATCTTCCTCCCCAACTTCCTTGTGCAGAGGAAGGTGCTGAAGCCCCTTCGGACCCAGACAGGAGGAACCATAATG GCGGGGAAGCTGGCCGTGGAGCGAGGCTGGGCCATCAACGTGG GTGGCGGCTTCCATCACTGCTCCAGCGACCGGGGCGGGGGCTTCTGCGCCTATGCCGACATCACACTCGCCATCAAG TTTCTGTTTGAGCGAGTGGAGGGCATCTCCAGAGCCACCATCGTTGATCTGGATGCCCATCAG GGCAATGGGCATGAACGGGACTTCATGAATGACAAGCGCGTGTACATCATGGACGTCTACAACCGCCACATCTACCCCGGGGACCGCTTTGCCAAAC agGCCATCAGGCGGAAGGTGGAGCTGGAGTGGGGCACGGAGGATGACGAGTACCTGGGTAAAGTGGAGAGGAACCTCAAGAAAGCCCTCCAGGAGCATCCACCCGACGTGGTGGTGTACAATGCGGGCACCGACGTCCTGGAGGGTGACCGCCTTGGGGGGCTGTCCATCAGCCCACAG GGCATCGTGAAGCGGGACGAACTGGTGTTCCGGATTGTCCGAGGCCTCCAGGTGCCCATCCTCATGGTGACCTCGGGCGGGTACCAGAAGCGCACGGCCCGCATCATCGCGGACTCTATCCTTAATCTGTGTGGCCTGGGCCTCATCGGGCCCGAGACACCCAGCGTCTTGGCACAGAACTCAGACTCGCCTCTGCTGCCCCCCGAGGTGCCCTGA
- the HDAC11 gene encoding histone deacetylase 11 isoform X5, which translates to MGLEKLHPFDAGKWGKVISFLKEENLLSDSMLVEAREASDEDLLVVHTRRYLNELKWSFAVATITEIPPVIFLPNFLVQRKVLKPLRTQTGGTIMAGKLAVERGWAINVGGGFHHCSSDRGGGFCAYADITLAIKFLFERVEGISRATIVDLDAHQGNGHERDFMNDKRVYIMDVYNRHIYPGDRFAKQAIRRKVELEWGTEDDEYLGKVERNLKKALQEHPPDVVVYNAGTDVLEGDRLGGLSISPQGIVKRDELVFRIVRGLQVPILMVTSGGYQKRTARIIADSILNLCGLGLIGPETPSVLAQNSDSPLLPPEVP; encoded by the exons AAGAGAATCTTCTGTCAGACAGCATGCTGGTGGAGGCACGGGAGGCCTCGGACGAGGACCTGCTGGTGGTGCACACAAGGCGCTATCTGAACGAGCTGAAG TGGTCCTTTGCTGTCGCGACCATCACAGAAATCCCCCCTGTCATCTTCCTCCCCAACTTCCTTGTGCAGAGGAAGGTGCTGAAGCCCCTTCGGACCCAGACAGGAGGAACCATAATG GCGGGGAAGCTGGCCGTGGAGCGAGGCTGGGCCATCAACGTGG GTGGCGGCTTCCATCACTGCTCCAGCGACCGGGGCGGGGGCTTCTGCGCCTATGCCGACATCACACTCGCCATCAAG TTTCTGTTTGAGCGAGTGGAGGGCATCTCCAGAGCCACCATCGTTGATCTGGATGCCCATCAG GGCAATGGGCATGAACGGGACTTCATGAATGACAAGCGCGTGTACATCATGGACGTCTACAACCGCCACATCTACCCCGGGGACCGCTTTGCCAAAC agGCCATCAGGCGGAAGGTGGAGCTGGAGTGGGGCACGGAGGATGACGAGTACCTGGGTAAAGTGGAGAGGAACCTCAAGAAAGCCCTCCAGGAGCATCCACCCGACGTGGTGGTGTACAATGCGGGCACCGACGTCCTGGAGGGTGACCGCCTTGGGGGGCTGTCCATCAGCCCACAG GGCATCGTGAAGCGGGACGAACTGGTGTTCCGGATTGTCCGAGGCCTCCAGGTGCCCATCCTCATGGTGACCTCGGGCGGGTACCAGAAGCGCACGGCCCGCATCATCGCGGACTCTATCCTTAATCTGTGTGGCCTGGGCCTCATCGGGCCCGAGACACCCAGCGTCTTGGCACAGAACTCAGACTCGCCTCTGCTGCCCCCCGAGGTGCCCTGA